In one Alnus glutinosa chromosome 12, dhAlnGlut1.1, whole genome shotgun sequence genomic region, the following are encoded:
- the LOC133852502 gene encoding uncharacterized protein LOC133852502: MADLALKPSKDLHTFMVKMDRHINQEETLRALLGNSQQQQQPSTEKPKKKKKNPEPTQDVGPGEYKKAKKNFRDYKWTPLNASLTECVSLRQLIDKFIENGKLVRFLINERETNRSGTNIRDLEEKKIGMKGETIDRGRKKEEVGAENQHLGLEEKKEEKGAGVELGWSSKATFLSSTPSREDLEEEASPILPGRHMPGFSDDDYSGVSLPHTDALVVTLTIANYQTRRILVDTGSSADILFKSAFDYMRVPREKVVPISCQLQGFAGEKVLPLGSIDLLVTTETYPRQKVIMVKFLIVDRVSAYNAIIGMTALNDLKAVTSTPHLSMKFPTEERVGVVKGDQEEARRCYNLSLKDTPRQHNLGERAKEDGK; encoded by the exons ATGGCGGACTTGGCGTTAAAACCATCGAAGGATCTTCATACTTTTATGGTAAAAATGGACAGGCACATTAATCAGGAGGAAACACTCAGAGCCCTTCTCGGTAATTCCCAGCAGCAACAACAGCCTTCCACCGAGaagccgaagaagaagaagaagaatcctgagcccaCACAGGATGTCGGTCCCGGAGAGTACAAGAAggcgaagaagaatttcagagattacaagtggactccATTAAATGCCTCTCTCACCGAG tgtgtatcaCTGAGACAGTTGATTGATAAATTTatcgagaatgggaagctagtccgatttcTCATTAATGAGAGAGAAACCAACAGGAGCGGGACCAATATCCGCGAcctagaagagaagaagatcgGAATGAAAGGAGAAACTATAGACCGAGgcaggaagaaagaagaggtaGGAGCAGAGAACCAACACCTTGGCCtcgaggagaagaaagaagagaaaggagcAGGAGTAGAGCTCGGGTGGAGCAGCAAGGCAACCTTcctatcatccacaccatctcgggaggatttggaggaggaggcCAGTCCAATTCTGCCCGGAAGGCATATGCCAG GGTTCTCGGATGATGATTATTCTGGAGTCTCACTTCCGCACACAGATGCCCTTGTGGTCACCTTAACaatagcaaattatcagactcgaCGGATCCTTGTTGACacagggagctcggctgatattctgtttaagtCAGCCTTTGATTACATGAGAGTCCCACGGGAGAAGGTGGTCCCGATCTCATGCCAATTACAGGGTTTCGCTGGAGAAAAGGTGCTacctctcggttctatcgatcTCCTTGTGACGACGGAGACTTATCCGAGGCAAAAGGTCATCATGGTGAAATTCTTGATAGTTGACAGAGTCTCGGCCTATAATGCCATTATCGGAATGACAGCTCTCAACGACTTAAAAGCTGTGACCTCAACACCGCATCTCAGTATGAAGTTCCCGACAGAAGAAAGAGTTGGAGTGGTTAAGGGAGACCAGGAGGAGGCTAGGCGTTGTTACAACTTATCCCTGAAAGacaccccgaggcagcacaATTTGGGTGAGAGAGCTAAGGAGGACGGGAAATAG
- the LOC133852503 gene encoding uncharacterized protein LOC133852503, with the protein MLAYGVTGDYVDEYLRLSESTAMDSLKLFAQAVVSLYSDVYLRSPTNHDIARLLAEGRIRGFPGMLGSIDCMHWKWKNCPTSWRGMYSGHKREATIILEAVASYDLWIWHAFFGLPGSNNDINVLDKSFIFTKLAQGRGPRVNYSINGHDYTMGYYLADGIYPQWSTFVKTISAPLGTKKKHFAAAQESARKDVERAFGVLQARFAIVRQPARFFKIPELKQIMKACIILHNMIIEDEQDTLDFDYEQLNANPLEPVSHNDTDKLSKFICNRQRIRD; encoded by the coding sequence ATGCTAGCATATGGAGTAACTGGTGATTATGTGGATGAATATCTAAGGCTCTCTGAAAGCACAGCAATGGATAGTCTAAAACTGTTTGCTCAAGCAGTGGTTTCTCTTTACTCCGATGTGTACTTGAGGTCACCAACAAATCATGATATTGCGAGATTGCTAGCGGAGGGCCGAATTCGTGGTTTTCCTGGGATGTTGGGGAGCATCGACTGCATGCACTGGAAGTGGAAAAATTGCCCGACATCATGGAGAGGTATGTATTCTGGCCATAAACGTGAAGCAACTATTATCTTGGAAGCAGTTGCTTCATATGATCTTTGGATATGGCATGCATTTTTTGGGTTACCTGGGTCTAACAATGACATCAACGTGTTGGataaatcttttatatttaCTAAGCTTGCTCAAGGGCGTGGTCCTCGAGTCAATTACTCTATTAATGGTCATGACTACACGATGGGATATTACCTTGCCGATGGTATATACCCGCAATGGTCAACATTTGTAAAAACAATCTCAGCCCCACTAGGAACCAAGAAGAAACATTTTGCTGCAGCACAAGAGTCTGCAAGAAAGGACGTAGAGCGTGCATTTGGAGTGTTGCAAGCACGATTTGCAATTGTGCGTCAGCCTGCAcgatttttcaaaatacctgAGCTCAAACAAATTATGAAAGCATGCATAATTCTCCATAACATGATTATTGAAGATGAACAAGACACTTTGGACTTCGATTATGAACAACTCAATGCAAATCCTCTTGAACCAGTGTCGCACAATGACACAGATAAGCTTTCGAAGTTTATTTGTAATCGTCAACGTATTAGAGACTGA